The following coding sequences lie in one Silene latifolia isolate original U9 population chromosome 5, ASM4854445v1, whole genome shotgun sequence genomic window:
- the LOC141654874 gene encoding jasmonate-induced protein homolog, translating into MNNQTHFAMTLARSHNWSGAPVGTFPEKIFPNSSAIFTHLKGNFFGSKAAVVYNGKNASGGDCSWVLAWHAPADNTSPQTPNRVYVVCGAKQVIANLTFDQIQQKLDTALTFDTSTDAATKTRADGNISDTVPDIATLIADFKLIQEGHGP; encoded by the exons ATGAATAACCAGACCCATTTTGCTATGACCTTAGCTAGATCTCATAACTGGTCAGGCGCTCCGGTTGGCACTTTTCCGGAGAAGATTTTTCCCAATAGCAGTGCCATATTTACCCACTTGAAGGGAAACTTTTTTGGTTCCAAAGCGGCAGTGGTGTATAATGGGAAAAATGCATCAGGAGGGGACTGTTCGTGGGTTTTGGCATGGCATGCACCCGCAGATAACACATCACCTCAGACTCCTAACAGG GTGTATGTTGTATGTGGCGCAAAACAAGTCATTGCCAATCTGACCTTTGATCAAATTCAGCAAAAGTTGGACACTGCATTAACTTTTGACACTTCCACCGACGCGGCTACCAAGACACGTGCTGACGGCAACATCAGTGACACAGTCCCCGACATTGCTACTCTTATCGCGGACTTTAAACTTATACAAGAAGGTCATGGACCATAG
- the LOC141654875 gene encoding jasmonate-induced protein homolog, translating into MATMQEQNVAVCEKTVKRPQNGTQATMNNCTHFAMTLARSHNWSGAPVGTFPEKIFPNKQAIFTHLKGNFFGSKAAMVYNGKNASGGTVYVVCGAKQVIANLTFDQIQQKLDTALTFDTSTDAATKTRL; encoded by the exons ATGGCTACGATGCAAGAACAAAATGTCGCGGTTTGCGAGAAGACAGTCAAGCGACCACAAAATGGTACCCAAGCCACCATGAATAACTGCACCCATTTTGCTATGACCTTAGCTAGATCTCATAACTGGTCAGGCGCTCCGGTTGGCACTTTTCCGGAGAAGATTTTTCCCAATAAGCAAGCCATATTTACCCACTTGAAGGGAAACTTTTTTGGTTCCAAAGCGGCAATGGTGTATAATGGGAAAAATGCATCGGGAGGGACT GTGTATGTTGTATGTGGCGCAAAACAAGTCATTGCCAATCTGACCTTTGATCAAATTCAGCAAAAGTTGGACACTGCATTAACTTTTGACACTTCCACCGACGCGGCTACCAAGACACGTCTTTGA
- the LOC141654876 gene encoding uncharacterized protein LOC141654876, with amino-acid sequence MGDPVPIRETMAPKHIVNPSIQRPRIQANNFEIKNVLLNLVQDNQFGGSPLENPNDHLNEFLENCDMYKSNGVSDDAVRLRLFPRSLRGSAKDWLKNCDLDSFKTWDELASAFLNKYFPPSRTAKVKSELQSFTQEEDETLYEAWERYKKLQRLCPHHGISEAELVNNFYKGLTQELRLSLDAGSGKGALDILGHKAAKELIEEMASRTMEWGSDRQSRKGKNKDSNSVFNVEVKGMLDELTQQVALLNSKPKGSDIRQVLSCELCGEQGHTPIGCPLIAPFQEVCYEQANGVWESTSARQGFNNNNNQFGNGKITHPFLSYASQNIQNPTTSSPQQQRFNQNSQFQRQIPPGFQGKQFVTQNQQPFGGFKGQNFNQPQNQNFQTPQKPSWEQAFEQLVIANQKVDSKLDNHIASQSRVNNEIRASQKATKTHVAQISQQLSQLAQNPGKFPGNTVNPREMNAVFLRSGRQLEEVEKSPKWKRKRVSSEVMKEHPVEVVEEGEIEVEKSTEVKMVDPPKQDEPIPTKAKDSTPPLREYVEPIPFPQRLARPRLEKKYEKFIEILKSMNVTIPFLDMITEIPNYGKFLKELVTMKRKSEGVRSVNLSRECSAILTSKLPSKLEDPGSFSIPCSIQGVKIKRALCDLGASVSLMPLSLFKKLHLEDLKPSKISLQLADRSVKYPLGVIEDVPLKVGKLVIPCDFFVMDMPEDSHVPIILGRPCLATGGAMIDVKSGKLSLQVGNEKIEFELNNSMKSPPMGNSCCRVDMVEDNLNEPNLGPSFLDPLEACPTNEKGKEELKLEGGGDHPNVIPPKFDSSTNTPSKMKPMIDKKKPKKWRKKVKRKGKCEPSLENEEVLVHDKKKREEEIARKWSEVHHAISGVHEMLSKLGSSYSMGKFEVVKGIAGFQEGDPG; translated from the coding sequence ATGGGTGATCCGGTTCCGATAAGAGAGACTATGGCTCCTAAGCACATAGTCAATCCAAGCATCCAAAGGCCAAGAATtcaagctaataactttgagATCAAAAATGTCTTGCTCAACCTTGTTCAAGACAACCAATTTGGAGGAAGTCCCTTGGAGAACCCAAACGATCATCTAAATGAGTTCCTTGAAAATTGTGATATGTACAAGTCAAATGGGGTCTCCGATGATGCGGTTCGCCTTAGGTTGTTCCCCCGTTCTCTTAGGGGTTCGGCCAAGGATTGGTTGAAGAATTGTGACCTGGATTCCTTCAAGACATGGGATGAGTTGGCATCGGCATTTTTGAACAAGTATTTCCCACCCTCAAGAACGGCCAAAGTCAAGAGTGAACTACAAAGCTTTACTCAAGAAGAGGATGAGAccttatatgaggcatgggaacGATATAAGAAGCTCCAACGGTTATGCCCTCACCATGGCATTTCCGAGGCCGAGCTAGTGAACAACTTTTACAAAGGGTTGACTCAAGAGCTAAGGCTTTCATTGGATGCGGGATCGGGGAAAGGTGCCTTAGACATTTTGGGGCATAAAGCGGCAAAAGAGCTAATTGAGGAGATGGCTTCAAGGACTATGGAATGGGGAAGTGATAGACAATCAAGAAAAGGCAAGAACAAGGATTCTAATTCGGTTTTCAATGTGGAGGTCAAGGGAATGCTAGATGAGCTCACCCAACAAGTTGCTTTGCTAAATTCAAAACCTAAGGGCTCCGATATAAGGCAAGTCTTGTCTTGTGAGTTGTGTGGGGAACAAGGGCATACTCCCATTGGGTGTCCCTTGATTGCACCCTTCCAAGAGGTGTGCTATGAGCAAGCTAATGGAGTTTGGGAATCCACAAGTGCAAGGCAAGGgttcaataataacaacaaccaatTTGGTAATGGAAAAATAACTCATCCTTTCTTGTCTTATGCTTCACAAAACATTCAAAACCCAACCACTTCCTCACCACAACAACAAAGGTTCAATCAAAACTCTCAATTCCAAAGACAAATACCACCCGGTTTCCAAGGAAAACAATTTGTCactcaaaaccaacaaccatttGGGGGTTTCAAGGGACAAAATTTCAACCAACCTCAAAACCAAAACTTTCAAACCCCTCAAAAACCTTCTTGGGAGCAAGCCTTTGAGCAATTGGTGATTGCCAACCAAAAAGTCGACTCAAAGCTTGACAACCACATTGCCTCACAAAGCCGGGTTAATAATGAAATAAGAGCATCCCAAAAAGCAACGAAAACTCATGTAGCCCAAATTTCACAACAATTGAGTCAATTGGCTCAAAATCCGGGGAAGTTTCCGGGTAATACGGTTAACCCAAGGGAGATGAATGCGGTATTTTTGAGAAGTGGAAGACAATTGGAGGAGGTTGAGAAATCTCCTAAGTGGAAGAGGAAAAGGGTGTCTAGTGAAGTAATGAAAGAGCACCCGGTTGAAGTTGTGGAAGAAGGTGAAATTGAGGTGGAGAAGTCAACGGAGGTGAAGATGGTTGACCCTCCAAAGCAAGATGAACCGATTCCAACTAAAGCCAAAGATTCTACTCCACCTCTAAGGGAGTATGTTGAACCAATTCCCTTCCCACAAAGGCTTGCAAGGCCAAGACTTGAGAAGAAATACGAAAAAttcattgaaattttgaaaagcaTGAATGTTACCATACCATTTCTTGACATGATCACCGAAATCCCTAACTATGGAAAGTTTCTAAAGGAGCTTGTCACTATGAAGAGAAAGAGTGAAGGGGTACGATCCGTTAACCTCTCTAGGGAATGTAGTGCAATCCTCACTAGCAAACTTCCTAGCAAACTTGAAGAcccgggaagtttttctattccttgttctatccaaggggtGAAGATAAAGagagcattgtgtgatttgggagctagtgTTAGCTTAATGCCTCTTTCCTTGTTTAAGAAGCTACACTTGGAAGATTTGAAGCCTTCAAAGATCTCCCTACAACTAGCCGATCGTTCGGTTAAGTATCCCTTGGGAGTAATTGAAGATGTTCCTTTGAAGGTTGGAAAACTTGTGATCCCATGCGACTTCTTTGTCATGGACATGCCCGAAGATAGCCATGTGCCAATCATTTTAGGGAGGCCTTGCTTGGCCACGGGAGGTGCTATGATAGATGTTAAGAGTGGAAAACTCTCACTCCAAGTGGGTAATGAGAAGATTGAGTTTGAACTCAATAATTCCATGAAGTCTCCTCCTATGGGCAACTCTTGTTGTAGGGTGGATATGGTGGAAGATAACTTGAATGAACCTAATTTAGGGCCTTCATTTTTGGATCCATTAGAAGCTTGCCcaacaaatgaaaaaggaaaagaagagTTAAAGCTTGAGGGAGGAGGGGATCACCCCAATGTGATCCCTCCCAAATTTGATTCTAGCACTAATACCCCTTCAAAAATGAAGCCAATGATTGATAAGAAGAAACCAAAAAAATGGAGAAAGAAAgtgaaaagaaaagggaaatgtgaACCAAGCCTCGAAAATGAAGAAGTTCTTGTCCATGACAAGAAGAAGCGTGAAGAAGAAATTGCCCGGAAATGGTCGGAAGTGCACCACGCCATAAGCGGTGTACATGAAATGTTGTCAAAACTTGGAAGCTCTTACTCCATGGGAAAATTTGAAGTTGTTAAAGGGATAGCGGGATTCCAAGAGGGGGATCCCGGTTGA